The DNA region CCAGCTGCCGCGATTCGTCCTTTGTGTACACGTCGCGGTACTTCGCGTACTTCTGACCGGGCTCGAAGAACTTGTCCGGCAGCGGCGGATAGTCGATGCCGACGTCGAGGAGCCGGTTGCTGCCTTCCTGGCGGACGCACGCGCCTTGGTGGTGCAGATCGACGTAGACGTCAGGCACCTTCCCGCGCCGAGCGGTCAGCTCCACGTACACCGAACGCAGCGCCCGCGCCTCGGGCGTGATGAACCAGCCCGGCTGATCCGGCGCACCCGGGACGTCCTCCGCGCGCGGGACGTAGTTCAGGTCAGGGTTGAAGTCGCGGTTGACATCGAATCCCGGCCGCTTCCGGTAGTCGTCGCCCTGGAGGACGTCACTGAGGTAGTTCCAAGTAGGCGGCCGGTCCTTCAGCTGGGGGAACTTCCGTTGCACCTCGGCCCACGACAGGTCGTTGCCGCGCCGGTCGAGTTCGGCGCCGTCCGGATTCAGTTTCGGCACCGCGACGAAGGTGATCGTCTTCCGCAGCCGCTCGGCGTCCCGCGACTCCGAAGTCCCGAGGTAGTCCAGGATCCGGAGCAGGGCGTCGGTGCCGGTCTTCTCGTTCCCGTGGATCTCGCTGGAGACCACGAAGACCTTCGGGCCGGTCCCGACGGTCGCCTGATGGATCACCCGGCCGCGGTTGGACCGTCCGACCTCCTTGACCGCCACTCGCCCCTTGCTCGCGCGCTCGAGCCTGCCGAGTTCCCGCACCATCTCGCGATAGTCGGTGAACTCGTCGATGGGCAGCTCCCGCGGTTCCTCGCTGCAGGGTGCCACCGAAGGAGCCGCCGCCGCGGGCGTGCCGACAAGCGGGAGCATCGCCAGCCCCACCACCACGGGAACCAACCGGCCGAACACCGACATCGTGAACTCCCCACTGTCGAAGGTGCTCATAACGTAGCGAGAAGGGCACCGGTCGCGAATCCGTCGAAAGGTGCTTCGCCGCCAAGAAGACCGTTGGAAACGGTGTGTGACTGGGATAGCCTGGAGAGTCACCAAGCCGGGTGACCGAGGGGCGGCGAGGCGATGGGTGCTGGTTCGGAGCTGCGCAAGATTCTGTCCCAACGACTGCTGCCCTTGATCGCGGAGATCGAAGAACTGGTCTATCGCTACGGGTATATCCGCGTTTTCGGCAGCGCGGTGGCCATGTTGGGAACGGCGGGGCTACTCGGACAAGTGCTCGGCATCGCCTGGCTGCGGACAACGTTCGCGACAGCGGCGGCCTTCCTGTTCGTCATCGCCGCGTTGGTCTCGTTCGCCGGAGGCCAGAAACAGCGGACCAAACTGACCAACGCGGAGAACATCCTGCACGGTTACGCGGACGCCATGCACACGGAATCACCGATCGTCGTCAAGGAGTGGCGACAGGACGTGATCATCGAAGACAACGGGGACGCATACTGCCGGCGCACGTTGATCCTCGACGCCGCGGCCAATGGAAAGCCCCGGTATGTCTCGATCAATCTGGTGTATTACGGAGCCGGCCCGCTCACCGACAGGGCCAGGCGCAGGGTCGTCTGCAAAGCGTTTCACGCGGGAGCCGAAAACTCGGCGGAACGTACGCGCGCCAACGCGACGTCGACCTGGAAGACCGCCCGGAACGGGAAGCCTCGCCTGGATGTCTATGTCCACCTCGGAACTTTTGTCCAGGACGGCGATCTGGTCACCGTCGAGTGGGTCTGGCCGAAATACTCCGCCGACCTCATGAGCGGTGCGGCACCGGAGGCCTTCGACGTGGTCTTCGACAAGGAAGTCAGCAGCTTCACTCATCGAGTCGTGTTCCGGAACATCCGGAATCCGTCACTTTTCACCGTGCGAAACCAAGGCGCACGGAATTTCAAGAAAGAGACTCAGGGCCGGGACGTGATCGTGGAGTTTTCCGCGACCCACCCGGAGATGAATCAACAGATGGGCTTCATCGCGGACTACACCCGCAACGGATGAGCAGAGGCCGGGAAGCATCAGCTTCCCGGCCTCTGCCGAAGACCTCGGGTGGTCAGTTACCGCCCGTTTCGGAACCGCCGCTCATTGTGAATTCCATTCGAGTGTATTCATCTGGGGCGCCCACGATACACCTGAACTCTTGAGCGGCGCTTCTCGTGGTCCATCACTTCTGTGTGAAATTACTTCACCGCGTCCAGGGCGTTGACGCGGCCGTGACCGTAGTACGAGTTGTCCTTCGCCGGGCCTTCGCAGACCGGCGCCGCGGTCCCGCAGGGAACCGCGTCCGCCTGGTGCTCCAGCAGCCACCTCAGCGCCGCGGGCGGAGCGTGGCGGTAGCGGGACGCCAGCAGTGCGGCGACACCGGCGGCGTGCGGAGACGCCATCGAGGTGCCGCACTTGGCACCGTAGCCGCCGTTGAAGATCGTCGACAGCGGGCAACCGACGCCCTGGCCGACGGGCGGCAGCTGGGCGCGGTCGCCGCCGGGGGCGGTGACCGAAACGTCGTCACCGTAGTTGCTGTACGACGACTTCGTGCCCGCGTAGCCGATGGCCGAGACGTTGACGACGCCGTCGATCGCCTTGGGCAGGATGCCGCAGCTCTCGTCGACCGGGTGCGGGCGGTTCGGGTCGGTGGTCTGCTCGTCCGGGTCGAAACCGCTGTTGCCGGCGGCGGCGACGTTCAGCACGCCACGGCCGGTCGAGTAGGTCACCGCGCGGCGGACGGCCTCGTACGCGGCCGCGTCGCCCGGCTCCTTCGAGCAGTAGAACATGCCCGGGTCGATGTAGTAGCTGTTGTTCGTGACCGGGAAGCGGTGCTTCGCCGCCCACATGAACCCGCACACCGCGGCCTCGGGGAGGATCAGGCCGTCGTCGTTCACGACCTTCACCGACGCCAGCTTGACGCCGGGCGCGACACCCGTGAAGCCGCGCGCCGCGTCCTTGCCCGCGATCGTGCCGGCGACGTGCGTGCCGTGGTCGGAGTTCGTGGGCGCCCAGGCGGCGGGGGTGGTGTCGGGCGCGCCGCTGTTGCAGCCGGCGGACACCGACGGGTCGAGGGCCGCCTTCAGCGCCGGGTGGGTGGGCTCGATGCCCGAGTCCAGCACGCCGACGGTCACCGAGCGGCTGCCACCGGAGATCTTGTTCGCCTCGGGAGCCTGGATCGCCCGCATGTCCCACTGCTGGGCCGACAGGTCCTCTTCGACCGCGACGCTGGTGGTCTCTTCGTTCTCCTTGGTGTCGACCACGGCGGAGCGGGTCGAGCGGGTGGTCGACACCGGCGGGAACGCGACGTCACGACCGCCCGAGTAGGCGCGGAAGACACCGATCTTCGCCTGGAAGTCGGCGTTGCGCGAGGTCGCCACCGCGACCCCGATCTCCGGGTAGTACGCGACCTTCTCGCCGCACTTCGCGCGCAGCTCGCTGTCGACCTTGCGTTCCGGGGTACGCGGGTTGTAGAGCACCACGTAGTTGAACGGCGCGCTCGCGGTGTCGCACTGCGGCGCGGGCGCCGCGCTCGCCGACGGGGCCGCGAACACGCTTCCCGCCGCCGCCGCGACGAGCGCGGGGACGAGCAGGCGTCTGATCCGGGACATTCCACCTCCATGATTCGGTGGAGTGAACGTAAGCGAGCCGGAGCCTGCCCAACACCGTCAAAAGGACGACAAAACCCGATCAGGCGTCAGCCTTTTCCTCGTCCCGTGACTTGGCGCCACGAAGCGTGCGCAGACCGATGACGCCGATGATGGTGCCGAGCACGAACGAGACCACCGTCAGCACCGCGTGCACGATGAAGTAGGCGGTGGGCGAGCCGTCCGCGGCCCAGGCGCGGTCACTGTCCCAGAGATTCTTGGCGAACGTGATCCAGATGATCCACGACCACACGCCGAAACCCAGCAGGAACATCGAAGTACCTCGCGAAATGCGCATGCCCCTGAGTATGCAGCGGGCCCGGCGACGCTACATTGCTCGGGTGCACAGCGCTATCTCCCGGTCGCTCCTGGTCCTCGTTTCCGGTGTGCTCGCCCTCGCGGTGACGCCGGTGGCCACAGCCGCCCCGAAGCCACCAGCCCAGGCGCAGCCGTGCGCGAACAAGGTGACGCCTCCCCCGCCCATCGACACCTCCGAGAAGCCTCGCCCCGGTGAGGCCGCGCCGGCGCCGTTGCCGGTCCCGCCGGTTCCGGTGGGCGGCGACCGGATGGCCGAATGCGGGCTCGTGCTCCCGAAGCGCGCGCTGAACCCGCCCGAGGGGAGCACCGCCGCGGCCTGGGTGCTGCAGGACCTCGACAACGGCGACATCATCGCGGCGAAGGACCCGCACGCCCGGCAGCGGCCGGCGTCGCTGATCAAGGTCCTGCTCGGGCTGGTCGTGGTCACCGAACTCCCGCCGAACAAGGTCGTCGTGCCGACCAAGGAGGACGCCGAGCAGGAGTGCACCTGCATGGGCATCGCCGCGGGCGGTCAGTACACAGTGGACCAGCTGCTGCACGGCCTGCTGATGCATTCGGGCAACGACGCGGCGCACGCGCTCTCCACCGTGCTCGGCGGGGTGGACGGGACGCTGGCGAAGATGAACGCGCTGGCCACGCGCATCGGCGCCACGGACACCCGGGCCGCGACCCCGTCCGGGCTCGACGGCCCCGGTATGTCGACCTCGGCCTACGACATGAGCCTGATCTTCCACTACGCGATGAAGAAGCCCGAATTCGCCAAGGTGGTCAAGACCAAGAGCTTCGAAATCCCGCCCACCGCGGGGAAACCGGTCATCACGATCTACAACGACAACAAACTCCTCGGCAGCTACCCCGGGTTCACCGGCGGGAAGACCGGTTTCACCGACGACGCGCGCCACACCTACGCGGGCAGCGCGCTCCAGAACGGTCACCGGGTCGGCGTCGTGATGCTTCGCGCCGAGCAGCGCCCGACGCGGGTCGTCGAGCAGGCGGCGAAGCTCCTCGACTACGGCATCGCGCTGC from Amycolatopsis sp. EV170708-02-1 includes:
- a CDS encoding M14 family zinc carboxypeptidase; this translates as MSTFDSGEFTMSVFGRLVPVVVGLAMLPLVGTPAAAAPSVAPCSEEPRELPIDEFTDYREMVRELGRLERASKGRVAVKEVGRSNRGRVIHQATVGTGPKVFVVSSEIHGNEKTGTDALLRILDYLGTSESRDAERLRKTITFVAVPKLNPDGAELDRRGNDLSWAEVQRKFPQLKDRPPTWNYLSDVLQGDDYRKRPGFDVNRDFNPDLNYVPRAEDVPGAPDQPGWFITPEARALRSVYVELTARRGKVPDVYVDLHHQGACVRQEGSNRLLDVGIDYPPLPDKFFEPGQKYAKYRDVYTKDESRQLAISAFNGMTSRGFVGARYPHAPDRDLPGQARCSFALNGTGTVLFEVRGQTQTLGQQHREHFTRAVMAGLYNMLRDVSTGAVERIDPETFDQLPGTADSAALARVLE
- a CDS encoding S8 family serine peptidase, with product MSRIRRLLVPALVAAAAGSVFAAPSASAAPAPQCDTASAPFNYVVLYNPRTPERKVDSELRAKCGEKVAYYPEIGVAVATSRNADFQAKIGVFRAYSGGRDVAFPPVSTTRSTRSAVVDTKENEETTSVAVEEDLSAQQWDMRAIQAPEANKISGGSRSVTVGVLDSGIEPTHPALKAALDPSVSAGCNSGAPDTTPAAWAPTNSDHGTHVAGTIAGKDAARGFTGVAPGVKLASVKVVNDDGLILPEAAVCGFMWAAKHRFPVTNNSYYIDPGMFYCSKEPGDAAAYEAVRRAVTYSTGRGVLNVAAAGNSGFDPDEQTTDPNRPHPVDESCGILPKAIDGVVNVSAIGYAGTKSSYSNYGDDVSVTAPGGDRAQLPPVGQGVGCPLSTIFNGGYGAKCGTSMASPHAAGVAALLASRYRHAPPAALRWLLEHQADAVPCGTAAPVCEGPAKDNSYYGHGRVNALDAVK
- a CDS encoding D-alanyl-D-alanine carboxypeptidase family protein, which translates into the protein MHSAISRSLLVLVSGVLALAVTPVATAAPKPPAQAQPCANKVTPPPPIDTSEKPRPGEAAPAPLPVPPVPVGGDRMAECGLVLPKRALNPPEGSTAAAWVLQDLDNGDIIAAKDPHARQRPASLIKVLLGLVVVTELPPNKVVVPTKEDAEQECTCMGIAAGGQYTVDQLLHGLLMHSGNDAAHALSTVLGGVDGTLAKMNALATRIGATDTRAATPSGLDGPGMSTSAYDMSLIFHYAMKKPEFAKVVKTKSFEIPPTAGKPVITIYNDNKLLGSYPGFTGGKTGFTDDARHTYAGSALQNGHRVGVVMLRAEQRPTRVVEQAAKLLDYGIALREAKAESVGRIEYRSPETVNADPANAAPNADGASNSGAAAAAEDPFGVTGWIITLVVFLIIVASFVIGHQRKKAMAGE
- a CDS encoding SCO4848 family membrane protein is translated as MRISRGTSMFLLGFGVWSWIIWITFAKNLWDSDRAWAADGSPTAYFIVHAVLTVVSFVLGTIIGVIGLRTLRGAKSRDEEKADA